Proteins from a genomic interval of Zingiber officinale cultivar Zhangliang chromosome 1B, Zo_v1.1, whole genome shotgun sequence:
- the LOC122049355 gene encoding endoglucanase 25-like — protein sequence MELKTCFFSSLALVYSAMEEKAFVHSIPGAGRLLPSASRWSSIEVDFGLFPASSNPNEGTPLVAYSKSYTFKLAINDKSHLKRFLYIFISMILIATAVALLVTFLPRKRAAGGSLTGLPLALDNALLFFDAQKSGILPANNPVNFRGNSGLRDGDDQSNTNLVGGFYDSGSNIKFSFTTAYTVTLLSWSVIEYSPKYAAIRELEHVKDIIKWGSDYLLKLLQSNSSSDSGYLFSQVGSGNLDAQFDNDATCWQRPEDMSYRRPVFKCSMSASDLAGEMIAAMAAASIVFDQDDASYSATLVHTSEMVYDLATKNLIHGSYARDKDCGFEAAMLYNSTSYKDELVWGATWLFFATGNSSYLDYATGNFEAAVEEVVPSDEGVFYWNNKVAANAVLLTRLRYLHDPGYPYQPTLKNSSDMANLMMCFYLSMPKKFSVTANGLIFFQPNQSAPLQFAATAAFLSKIYSDYLDVLQIRSGNCDAESFSLEMLQNFARTQVDYILGENPMKMSYLVGFGDTYPEHVHHRAASIPWDGHKYSCSEGRTRWRDRKEPNPNILVGAMVAGPDHDEGFLDIRNRYEYTEPSISGNAGLVAALIALIDTHEPSIGMERDKIFARISKF from the exons ATGGAGCTAAAAACTtgtttcttctcctctcttgcacTCGTGTATTCCGCCATGGAGGAAAAGGCCTTCGTCCACTCCATCCCCGGCGCCGGCCGATTGCTCCCTTCTGCCAGCCGCTGGAGCTCCATAGAAGTCGACTTCGGATTGTTCCCGGCCTCGTCGAACCCGAACGAAGGCACCCCGCTGGTGGCCTACTCCAAATCCTACACTTTTAAGCTCGCCATCAACGACAAATCCCACCTAAAGCGCTTCCTCTACATCTTCATCTCCATGATTCTCATCGCGACTGCAGTCGCTCTCCTGGTGACTTTCCTCCCTCGCAAACGCGCTGCCGGTGGCTCCTTAACCGGGCTTCCGCTCGCACTCGACAATGCTCTTCTCTTCTTCGACGCACAAAAAT CTGGGATTCTTCCGGCTAACAATCCGGTGAACTTTCGGGGGAATTCGGGTCTGCGAGACGGAGATGATCAAAGCAATACTAATTTAGTCGGAGGATTCTACGATTCAGGCAGCAACATCAAGTTCAGCTTCACCACGGCTTACACCGTCACTCTTCTGAGTTGGTCAGTGATCGAGTATAGTCCCAAGTATGCCGCCATTCGTGAGCTCGAACACGTCAAGGACATCATCAAGTGGGGAAGCGACTACTTGCTTAAGCTCCTCCAGTCGAACTCGAGCTCCGATTCAGGCTACTTGTTCTCTCAG GTTGGGAGTGGAAACCTCGATGCCCAATTCGACAATGATGCCACATGCTGGCAGAGGCCTGAAGACATGAGTTATCGGAGACCGGTGTTCAAGTGTTCGATGTCTGCCTCAGATCTTGCAGGGGAGATGATTGCAGCAATGGCAGCAGCTTCCATAGTTTTCGATCAAGATGATGCCTCCTACTCGGCGACCTTAGTTCATACTTCCGAAATGGTATACGACTTAGCCACCAAGAATCTCATCCATGGGAGTTATGCCAGGGACAAAGATTGTGGATTCGAAGCCGCGATGTTGTACAATTCCACCAGCTACAAGGATGAACTGGTCTGGGGAGCAACATGGCTGTTCTTTGCCACAGGGAACTCCAGCTACCTTGACTATGCCACGGGAAACTTCGAAGCGGCAGTGGAAGAAGTAGTGCCCTCCGATGAAGGGGTTTTCTACTGGAACAATAAAGTTGCAGCTAATGCA GTTTTGCTAACAAGGCTGAGATATCTACATGATCCCGGGTATCCTTATCAGCCGACACTAAAGAATAGCTCTGATATGGCAAACTTGATGATGTGCTTCTACCTTTCAATGCCAAAGAAGTTCAGTGTGACTGCAA ATGGCTTGATCTTCTTCCAGCCTAATCAAAGTGCACCACTCCAGTTTGCTGCAACTGCTGCCTTCTTGAGCAAAATCTACAGCGACTATCTCGACGTCCTTCAAATCAGGAGCGGCAACTGCGATGCCGAGTCATTCTCGCTGGAAATGTTGCAGAATTTTGCTAGAACTCAG GTCGATTATATACTCGGGGAAAATCCAATGAAGATGAGCTATTTGGTTGGGTTTGGGGACACTTATCCTGAGCACGTCCACCACAGAGCTGCATCGATCCCTTGGGATGGCCACAAGTACAGTTGTTCAGAGGGCAGAACTAGATGGAGAGACAGGAAGGAACCCAATCCAAATATCCTGGTAGGGGCCATGGTGGCTGGTCCAGATCATGATGAAGGATTTCTGGACATAAGGAATAGGTATGAATATACTGAGCCATCCATCTCAGGCAATGCTGGACTGGTTGCGGCGCTCATCGCACTTATAGACACCCATGAGCCTTCCATTGGCATGGAAAGGGACAAAATCTTTGCTCGCATTTCCAAGTTTTGA
- the LOC122025136 gene encoding pathogen-related protein-like, which translates to MTVGLIDPEGEDFTFCCLEQSIGCEMANTSSVLGDKYRSHIHGEDEKDTEWTFGAPPNYDVVNKLFEEGRTKVWEAGSLEERVQHMVKTWEMEMFNKKKFEDYKTLDPDNYTFSLNGRKPLTLEEKRRLGGGYNSLLQTSLPQRLRGYDPAKETMESAHAAFTTAFPRGFALEVLQVYSGPPSIVFKFRHWGFMEGPFQGHAPTGEMVELFGMAVYQVNSCRSVSEKNSIGYCMTERCSCLDQVDEKMKIVKVEFFYDRGELLGLLLNGGGGASAENSSLTSSSCPFLKNA; encoded by the exons ATGACCGTGGGTCTGATAGACCCTGAGGGCGAGGATTTCACCTTTTGCT GTCTGGAGCAGAGCATAGGCTGCGAGATGGCCAACACCAGCAGTGTTCTAGGGGATAAGTATCGGTCTCATATCCACGGCGAGGACGAGAAAGATACAGAATGGACATTCGGCGCACCCCCCAACTACGATGTCGTCAACAAGCTCTTCGAGGAAGGCCGGACGAAGGTATGGGAAGCAGGGTCCTTGGAAGAGAGAGTGCAGCATATGGTGAAGACGTGGGAAATGGAGATGTTCAACAAGAAGAAGTTTGAAGACTACAAAACTTTGGATCCGGACAACTACACCTTCAGCCTAAACG GGCGGAAGCCACTAACGCTGGAAGAAAAGCGAAGATTAGGAGGTGGATACAACTCGCTGCTGCAGACATCACTGCCACAGAGGCTACGAGGCTACGACCCCGCGAAGGAGACGATGGAGTCGGCCCATGCTGCCTTCACGACTGCGTTTCCTCGGGGATTCGCTTTGGAAGTGCTCCAGGTCTACAGCGGGCCGCCGTCGATAGTGTTCAAGTTCAGGCACTGGGGATTCATGGAGGGGCCTTTCCAAGGCCACGCTCCGACAGGGGAAATGGTGGAGTTATTCGGGATGGCAGTGTACCAAGTAAATTCATGTCGATCAGTTTCTGAGAAAAATTCTATCGGTTATTGCATGACTGAGAGATGTTCGTGTCTTGATCAGGTGGATGAGAAGATGAAAATTGTGAAGGTGGAGTTCTTCTACGATCGAGGCGAGCTACTGGGTCTTCTGCTAAATGGCGGCGGCGGCGCGAGCGCAGAGAACTCGTCGTTGACTTCTTCAAGTTGCCCGTTCTTGAAGAACGCTTAG